The nucleotide window cagcaaattgtagcatatttatttttcatactgcactgttactctggatctaaattgttctttaacatcattaactgctagttctatgtaaagattaaaaagtaacagagatagggaacatccttgtcggactgccTTTTTTATTACCGCTTCTTTCTGAtgttcttcatttattactgttgcagtttggttcctgtaaatgctaCAGAttattcttctacctctatacttgaaccctaagttttttaaaatgcaaacattttattccagtctacgttatcaaatgcctcttctaagtctataaatgcaatatatgttaataagttggtttttttttctttctactattaatctaagtgCTAAACTTGCTTTCCTTgtacctatacttttcctgaaaccaaactggttttctcataacacttctttcactctcatCTCAATTCTCctgcacagaattctagttaagatttttaatgcctgagtagttaagctaattgttctgtattcttcacatttatctgctcctgctttctttagtatcatgacaataacactctttttgaagtctgacgaaactttcccttttttgtaaatattatgcaccagtttgtataatctctatcgcttcctcacttgcactgcacagtaattctgtaggtatcccatctgccattcaaatcttttagtcCTCTATTAAATTCAGTTCTCAGTAttttatctcccttttcatcctctccGATTTCTTCTTCTTCCTGTATAAAAccagtttctaattaatttcctccatttaactcttcaatgtattccacccacacatcaaccttttcttttatattataaatcagtgtaccatatttatttaacacattattaggtCTTAACTTAtctaccacaaaattctccttaactttccagtatggtccgtctattttaccaatggtcatttctctttccacttctgattctttaattaactattcttttgataattttcatttcctggttatagtatttcttaattgttgataggtctttttaccttcttcatcattaACATTCTTATACATTCTaaattcatccatcagctgcaatatatcctcttaTATTCAAGGTTTCCTAGCAGttttctttgttccacctaagtttgcttctgctgatttagaAATTCCCTTTTtagcattctcccattcttcttctatattttctaccttatctcttttacttagacctcttgcgatgtccatttcaaaaattttctttaccttctgttcctcaagcttctctaaattccaccatttcgtctgacactttttctttacgtttttgaACCCCAATCTATACTTCATTATCACTAGattatggtcgttatcaatgtctgctcctgtaTATGTTTTGCAGTCgaggagttgatttctaaatattttcttaaccataatataatctatctgataattTAGTATCGCCAGGCTTTTTCCATgcatatattcttctattatgatttttaaacttaatgttgccaattactaaattatacttcgtgcaaaactcaataagtcggtcccctctttcattccttttgccagcccgtattcacccacaataatTCCTTCCTTGgattttccgatgcttgcattccaaactccaactaatatttaattttcatcccgttttttgtgtttaattttttcatatacacgcactacctcatcatcatcattatggaCAGTTGTAGGtttatagacattaacaatcgttgacgacttaggttttgattttatccttattacaataattctatcggtaagctttttgaaatactctactttgttctcttcttgttcattacgaaacctactcctgcctgccctttatctgaaactgagttaattattttataatcacctGATCAAAACTTGTCTTCTTCTCACCAAaactcgctaattcctactacatttacatttaacatatccattttcctctttaaattttctaacctaccaaccttttttagacatCTAAAATTCCAcactctgactcgtagaatgttattttttaattttctggtgtcAGCTTCCTCAGTAGtacccacctggagatccgaacaggagactagtttacctccggaatattttaccaacgaAGGCGCCcttcatctttgttacatgaaaatgcagagagctacattttcttgaaaaaaaaaacagctgtagttttccattgctttcagctgcgcagtactcataAGATTtaatgatgttgatatggccgtttaagtcccgCTGATCTATGCCCTAAACAACTACTGAAGGAGctactgccctctttcaggaatcattccttagtctggcattcaacagatacctctccgatatggttgcaccttcggcccagctactctgtatcactgcgcactcaagccccctcatcatcggtaaggtctcatgattcatatagGGGGTAGGTTACATTATGATATCAGAAAAACTGgttaatattgttgttattaaaattatcgtTGATatgattttctgattttttttatatcgaaaaGGAAGATGAGAATAAAGATAATTATCTACTAAGCGTTATCTTAGATTATTCACTAAGATTGTGTGTATTGACCAAATTTGGTTTGCATCcacttacttaatattttttataagtagtcattaaaaagaaaaattattgtaattttttttttttttttattccaatatgttgttgttatgtatattttgatttttaataagaaaaaagaaaaaaatgttgaagttttCAGTTTTACTCGTGTGCTTTATATACGCTACAGGTACTTCATTTTCTTCAGGTGCTTCAtaccccaggcgattttctcgtaaaatacgcataatttaaaaaattacctaaacaaaagtttCTCAGATTGGAAGGGGAAACCTCATGATGACCTTGGATTTGACTTTGATCgttattttaaagttaacatgattttttcaaattaaatgacCTACTTTTGATCTCAACAATGAAAAGAGccgaaaattttacttttaaatatgtagtcacacatatgaTCTTGAACCTTTTTGAAAAGTCATACGACTAaacatcagagatagtgttatacgatactgtaaagtcatttttatgctctttcccatagtttgcgAAATATGGGAAAGAGCCCATAAATAGCCTGGAACATAAATATCCCTGGAATATTGTATtccttacaaaatattattattattgtattccttatattgtatgaccttcaaaaacgtgtaactcgtAAAACACTCTCGTCTGTACATAGGCGCAGCCAGGATTTTCTGCAGGAAAGGGCAAAAATAAGAtaactttctgttaaaaaatagttttatttgaatacttGAAAACGCTAAAAGTAATTAGTTGTAATGCTAATCGAAcctatctaaattttatttcagtagccTACGAGAGTTCTGGctaaatcttaataattattttttcaaatttatttttatctaattcatATTCTAATCCAGAACCCTCTTTTTATGCACACTCATCATACAAAGACCGGCAAGCCGAATTTTTCTCATTGTTGACCGTAACCAAGTTTTTACTCTGCGTAAGGTGCTGAAGGATCTTTCGATAGTGCACTTTGTGCAGGGTTGTGCAAGTGAGATAAGTAACGCCCGTTTTATTGATGGTTAGAACAATTGGGGTTCTTTAACTAGTGCAGCTAATTCTATCCCCTTCAGTTAGTCATTTGCACATTTTTCCTTTCCATTGGTTGTACCAAATTTCAGCTTCACcaatgaaatcattcaaattgtAGTAACTACAAAAactcttagtttttttttaaaaaccctcaTATGTCATATCAACCATTATGTGAGAGTGCAACGAATGCGGGCAAGTTATCAGAAAAACGCTGTTCCAGAGACATTACCTCTGGATCTCAAAAACCCGTAGGAGTCTGTGCTGGTGTATTTGCACGatgtttctgctgatttatgaCTTGCGGCATACTGAAATCTGTTTCAAGACGCTCGGCGATTGTTTCAGTCTCTGGTATAACACTTTCAACAACCGCATTTCCTCGGTATTTTCTCATGATGTGTGTGattgtttttatatgatttgCAGATTGAAGTAAGTCCACAGTTGCTGACAAAAGAGCATTTGCCACCGGTTGCAGGAGTGCCGAATATTTTGCTACAAGGCAAACACCAACAATGAATTCTGATTTTGTAGCAGCGCAACGCATTTGAAAAACAGCTTTTATCGTTGCAGTGTTACCGTCTGTTGATAGTTTTTTAAGCGCCATAACGATTTGCAGATAATGTTTCTTGAATGTGGAGATACTTCTATATTTTTGAGACTAACGGGTTTCGCAGAGCATTGGTATATTCGATACGCATTTTCGACGAAGGGCAGATTGACGGAATAAtcctattatttcttttattgtggagACCGCATTTCGtatcattgttattttgtttaagtcGTTTAAAACTAAGTTCAGTTTGTGACTAGCACAGTGAAAGTATAACGCTCTCGTATACTTTTCTCGAATAATTTTCTGAACACCACCATCCTTTCCTGCCATACTGGAACACCCATCGTATCCTTGTCCGACACACTTTTCTTTTGAGTTTGATCTAGTCTTCAAAAACACCTTCATGATTTTCTTTGCTCCTCAAAGGTAGGTGTGTGTATCACAAAACATCACAGTCGAAATTattgattaaacaattttcttgttagCTTCTATTTCCTATTGGTGGTCAGAAATCGCATCAACGggtatttcaataaaacatttttctgctgTGGCCGCCAATTTGTGCCACTGAGATGACGTGTGAGATTTCGTGATGTCTTTATAGCGAGTAAAAAAGGGCCTCACTATGAAAGAACCCAAAACACCGTGCACATTAGTTGGCGGAAACAACACACAGTAAATGCACAATCCTTTAATTTCTTAGAATACGCTAGCGAAGGAGCATAATCTGCCAACCAGCTGTATTTGAATTCTCTTAGTAACTGCGCATAATCCTTAACAGAGTCATAACTTGGGAGTTAGTGACcaatagtttttaaaacttcCGTTTTTTGAGATGAGGTCATACTAAACAAGCCGTGACccacatcattattaaaatacgttTGATCCTGTACACCAGAACTAGATGGTAGCGAAGatccacttgatttttcaccaGCATTCTGCTTCGATTTCTCTTCTATGCCGCTATCACTTTCGCTACTACTTTTATCTGGTTGCTTCTTCGTCTGTCTtcctaaaggaaaataaataactaataaaataataacta belongs to Lycorma delicatula isolate Av1 chromosome 1, ASM4794821v1, whole genome shotgun sequence and includes:
- the LOC142317848 gene encoding uncharacterized protein LOC142317848, which gives rise to MKVFLKTRSNSKEKCVGQGYDGCSSMAGKDGGVQKIIREKYTRALYFHCASHKLNLVLNDLNKITMIRNACTIERSFSTLRRVKTWLRSTMRKIRLAGLCMMNQRDLNGHINIIKSYEYCAAESNGKLQLGGGGGSSSNGLRVAHAQPL